Proteins encoded by one window of Rhineura floridana isolate rRhiFlo1 chromosome 9, rRhiFlo1.hap2, whole genome shotgun sequence:
- the LOC133363693 gene encoding perlucin-like protein has translation MVVNLSDYYINLTLRNDELQLEIDDVREKVDSGWKIFRWNVYFFSKDLGTWSESIEKCKEKKSDLVSVLKADEQLYLNTEVRKNKFCYWIGLRKNKKKRNGVLWLNGMEATTT, from the exons ATGGTTGTGAATTTATCAGACTACTATATCAACTTGACTTTGAGAAATGATGAACTGCAACTTGAAATCG ATGACGTTCGTGAAAAGGTTGATTCAGGCTGGAAGATATTCAGATGGAACGTCTACTTCTTTTCCAAAGATCTAGGAACATGGTCAGAGTCCATAGAAAAATGTAAGGAGAAAAAATCAGATCTGGTTTCTGTTTTAAAGGCGGATGAACAG CTTTATCTCAATACAGAAGTCAGAAAGAATAAATTTTGTTATTGGATTGGACTCCGGAAGAATAAGAAGAAACGTAATGGAGTCTTGTGGCTAAATGGCATGGAAGCTACAACTACGTGA